A window of the Janthinobacterium agaricidamnosum NBRC 102515 = DSM 9628 genome harbors these coding sequences:
- a CDS encoding aspartate kinase — MALIVHKYGGTSMGSTDRIKNVAMRVAKWHDAGHQIVVVPSAMSGETNRLIGLAKQIMDQPDPRELDMIASTGEQVSVGLLSMALLAIGKQAVSYAGWQVAIKTDSAFTKARIQSIDDEKVKRDLDAGKIVIITGFQGVDEHDNISTLGRGGSDTSAVAIAAALKASECLIFTDVDGVYTTDPRVVSEARRLKTITFEEMLELASLGSKVLQTRSVEFAGNYRVPTRVLSSLTDPMLALDIEANSGTLISFEEDTNMEQAVISGIAFNRDEAKITVLGVPDRPGVAYHILGPVADANIEVDMIIQNQSVDGKTDFTFTVSRGEYARALDVLNTTKEALGAASITGDAKVSKLSVVGVGMRSHVGVASQMFRTLSEEGINIMMISTSEIKISVLIDEKYMELAVRALHKAFELEKA; from the coding sequence ATGGCTTTAATCGTCCACAAATACGGCGGTACGTCGATGGGCTCGACTGACCGCATCAAGAACGTCGCCATGCGCGTTGCCAAATGGCACGACGCAGGGCATCAAATCGTGGTGGTGCCATCCGCCATGTCTGGCGAAACCAACCGCCTGATTGGACTGGCCAAGCAAATCATGGATCAACCCGATCCTCGTGAACTCGACATGATCGCCTCGACAGGCGAACAAGTGTCCGTCGGCCTATTGTCGATGGCGCTGCTGGCGATCGGCAAACAAGCCGTATCCTACGCCGGCTGGCAAGTCGCGATCAAAACCGATTCCGCCTTTACCAAGGCCCGCATCCAGTCGATCGACGATGAAAAGGTCAAGCGCGACCTGGATGCAGGAAAGATTGTCATTATTACCGGCTTCCAGGGCGTCGATGAACACGACAATATCTCGACCCTGGGCCGGGGCGGTTCCGATACCTCGGCAGTGGCGATCGCCGCCGCGCTGAAGGCGTCCGAATGCCTGATCTTCACCGACGTCGATGGCGTGTATACCACCGACCCGCGGGTGGTGTCCGAAGCGCGCCGCCTGAAGACCATTACCTTTGAAGAAATGCTGGAACTGGCGTCGCTGGGTTCCAAAGTGCTGCAAACCCGTTCGGTCGAATTCGCCGGCAACTACCGCGTCCCGACGCGGGTGCTGTCGTCGCTGACCGACCCGATGCTGGCGCTGGACATCGAAGCCAATTCAGGCACCCTGATTTCGTTTGAGGAAGATACCAATATGGAACAAGCAGTCATTTCCGGCATCGCGTTTAACCGCGATGAAGCCAAAATCACCGTGCTCGGCGTGCCCGACCGTCCGGGCGTGGCCTACCACATCCTGGGACCGGTGGCGGACGCCAATATCGAGGTCGACATGATCATACAGAATCAGTCGGTAGACGGTAAAACGGATTTCACCTTCACCGTCTCGCGCGGCGAATATGCGCGCGCGCTGGACGTACTGAACACCACCAAGGAAGCGTTGGGCGCGGCCAGCATCACCGGCGACGCCAAAGTGTCGAAATTGTCGGTGGTCGGCGTCGGCATGCGCAGCCATGTCGGCGTGGCGTCGCAAATGTTCCGCACCTTGTCGGAAGAGGGCATCAACATCATGATGATCTCGACCTCGGAAATCAAGATCTCCGTCTTGATCGACGAAAAGTACATGGAACTGGCGGTACGCGCCTTGCACAAAGCGTTCGAGCTGGAAAAAGCATAA
- the tilS gene encoding tRNA lysidine(34) synthetase TilS translates to MKKQHTGGLPETFASAMAACGPSSGGRVAIALSGGLDSSALLHLAHAWAQQQGVTLFAFHIHHGISRHADAWLDHCAAACAALGVTFEARRVTVEKNARTGTEEAARKVRYAALGALCREHQAPLLLTAHHQDDQAETVLLQLLRGSGTAGLSGMDAANTAPDLLGNTALVMVRPLLPVSRKQLAEYVERHGITHIDDESNDDIRFARNALRHKVMPALALAFPGFQERFARSAQHAQSAQRLLAELATQDLALCLDGDCIDLAKLRTLSQDRCYNLLRHWFGTRNLRMPSTAWLVEMLGQLLEARPDAQLLVTHPDCHVRRHRDRLYLAPKLDDLPGMRDKSDVNIPGLEKRGQSFTWQGEPELAFPAYGGVLHFDIAEAGENGLDPDWLRRQALVIDFRKGGERLKPAANRPTKSLKYHYQACDVPAWERERLPTVCAAQQLLFAAGIGMDSHHFSSLDVPRIRLRWSAR, encoded by the coding sequence TTGAAAAAGCAACACACCGGCGGCTTGCCGGAGACTTTTGCGTCGGCCATGGCGGCTTGCGGCCCAAGCAGCGGCGGGCGCGTCGCGATTGCCCTCAGCGGCGGGCTCGACTCTTCCGCGCTGCTGCATCTGGCGCATGCCTGGGCGCAACAGCAGGGCGTGACCTTATTCGCGTTCCACATTCACCACGGCATCAGCCGGCACGCCGATGCGTGGCTCGACCATTGCGCGGCCGCGTGCGCCGCGCTCGGCGTGACGTTCGAGGCGCGTCGCGTCACTGTTGAAAAAAACGCCAGGACCGGTACCGAAGAGGCCGCCCGCAAGGTGCGTTATGCGGCGCTGGGCGCCTTGTGCCGCGAACATCAGGCGCCGTTGCTGCTGACCGCGCACCATCAGGATGACCAGGCCGAAACCGTGCTGCTGCAATTGCTGCGCGGCTCCGGCACGGCCGGCCTGTCCGGCATGGACGCCGCCAATACCGCGCCCGATTTGCTGGGCAATACCGCACTGGTGATGGTGCGGCCGCTGTTGCCGGTATCGCGCAAGCAATTGGCAGAGTATGTCGAGCGGCATGGCATTACCCATATCGACGATGAATCGAACGACGATATCCGCTTCGCCAGGAATGCCTTGCGGCACAAGGTAATGCCGGCGCTGGCGCTGGCCTTTCCCGGCTTCCAGGAGCGCTTCGCGCGCAGCGCCCAGCACGCCCAGTCGGCCCAGCGCCTGCTGGCCGAGCTCGCCACGCAGGACCTGGCCCTGTGCCTGGACGGCGATTGCATCGACCTGGCCAAGCTGCGTACCTTGAGCCAGGACCGTTGCTACAACTTGCTGCGCCACTGGTTCGGCACGCGTAATTTACGCATGCCGTCGACCGCCTGGCTGGTCGAGATGCTGGGGCAATTGCTGGAAGCGCGGCCCGATGCACAATTGCTGGTGACGCATCCGGATTGCCATGTGCGGCGCCACCGCGACCGTTTATACCTGGCGCCGAAACTGGACGATTTGCCCGGCATGCGCGACAAGAGCGATGTCAATATTCCCGGCCTGGAAAAACGCGGCCAGTCGTTTACCTGGCAGGGCGAGCCGGAACTGGCCTTTCCGGCCTATGGCGGGGTACTGCATTTCGACATTGCCGAGGCTGGTGAAAACGGGCTGGATCCGGACTGGCTGCGCCGGCAAGCGCTGGTGATCGATTTCCGCAAGGGGGGAGAGCGGCTCAAGCCGGCGGCCAACCGTCCGACCAAGAGCTTGAAATACCATTACCAGGCATGCGATGTGCCCGCCTGGGAGCGCGAACGTTTGCCGACTGTGTGTGCGGCGCAACAACTGTTGTTTGCGGCGGGCATCGGCATGGATAGTCATCACTTCAGTTCGCTGGACGTACCGCGCATCCGCTTGCGCTGGAGCGCCCGCTAA
- a CDS encoding acetyl-CoA carboxylase carboxyltransferase subunit alpha — protein sequence MIKTTFLNFEQPIAELDSKIEELRFVQDDSAVDISEEIDRLAKKSQQLTKDIYAKLTPWQVAQIARHPQRPYTMDYVNEIFTDFHELHGDRSYADDLSIVGGLARFNGQPCMVIGHQKGRDTKERAMRNFGMSKPEGYRKAMRLMKVAEKFGLPIFTFVDTPGAFPGIDAEERGQSEAIGHNLYVMAELKVPLIATIIGEGGSGGALAIAVGDAVLMLQYSTYAVISPEGCASILWKSAERAADAAEALGLTAHRLKAIGLIDKIINEPLGGAHRDPKQMATLLKRALADSLRQFHGMKTKDLLQARHEKLMAYGKFKETTPTE from the coding sequence ATGATTAAAACGACTTTCCTCAATTTTGAGCAACCGATCGCGGAACTCGATTCCAAGATTGAAGAGTTGCGTTTCGTGCAGGACGATTCGGCCGTCGACATCTCCGAAGAGATCGACCGCCTGGCCAAGAAGAGCCAGCAACTGACCAAGGATATCTACGCCAAGTTGACGCCATGGCAAGTTGCGCAAATCGCGCGCCACCCGCAACGCCCGTACACCATGGATTACGTGAACGAAATCTTTACCGATTTCCACGAATTGCATGGCGACCGCAGTTATGCGGACGATTTGTCGATCGTCGGCGGCCTGGCCCGTTTTAACGGCCAGCCATGCATGGTGATCGGCCATCAAAAAGGGCGCGACACCAAGGAACGCGCGATGCGCAACTTCGGCATGTCGAAGCCGGAAGGGTATCGCAAGGCGATGCGCCTGATGAAAGTCGCTGAAAAATTCGGCTTGCCGATCTTTACCTTTGTCGACACCCCGGGCGCCTTCCCCGGCATCGACGCCGAAGAGCGCGGCCAGTCCGAAGCGATCGGCCACAACCTGTACGTGATGGCGGAACTGAAAGTGCCGCTGATCGCCACCATTATCGGCGAAGGCGGTTCCGGCGGCGCGCTGGCGATTGCCGTCGGCGACGCCGTGCTGATGCTGCAATACTCGACCTACGCCGTGATCTCGCCGGAAGGGTGCGCGTCGATTTTGTGGAAGAGCGCCGAACGCGCCGCCGATGCGGCCGAAGCGCTGGGCCTGACCGCGCACCGCCTGAAAGCGATCGGCCTGATCGACAAGATCATCAACGAACCGCTGGGCGGCGCCCACCGCGATCCGAAACAGATGGCGACGCTGCTGAAGCGCGCGCTGGCCGATTCGCTGCGCCAATTCCACGGCATGAAAACCAAAGACCTGCTGCAAGCCCGCCACGAAAAACTGATGGCCTACGGCAAATTCAAGGAAACCACCCCGACCGAATAA
- a CDS encoding DNA-3-methyladenine glycosylase family protein, with protein MMPTTRENGEVPASAPVIQVPPYWEEAKIELMKRDRIMKKLIPQFGDLHLVGHGDPFATLARSLVGQQITPKAADAAWRKLLLACPKCTPGQVIKAGAEQLSACGLSKRKTEYILDLADHFKAKRVHANQWDQMDDEAVIAELVQIRGIGRWTAEMFLIFNLLRPNVLPLDDPGLIQGISVNYFSGEPVSRSDAREVSANWEPWRTVATWYLWRSLDPAPVAPAQAGTVE; from the coding sequence ATGATGCCGACCACCAGGGAAAACGGGGAAGTTCCAGCGTCGGCGCCGGTGATCCAGGTGCCGCCGTACTGGGAAGAGGCGAAGATCGAGCTGATGAAGCGCGACCGCATCATGAAAAAACTGATCCCGCAATTTGGCGACCTGCACCTGGTCGGCCATGGCGACCCGTTTGCAACCTTGGCGCGCTCGCTGGTCGGGCAGCAAATCACGCCGAAGGCGGCCGACGCCGCGTGGCGCAAACTGTTGCTGGCGTGTCCGAAATGCACGCCGGGGCAGGTGATCAAGGCGGGCGCCGAGCAATTGTCGGCCTGTGGCTTATCCAAGCGCAAGACCGAATACATCCTCGACCTGGCCGACCATTTCAAGGCCAAGCGCGTGCATGCGAACCAATGGGACCAGATGGATGACGAAGCCGTCATCGCCGAGCTGGTGCAGATTCGCGGCATCGGACGCTGGACAGCGGAGATGTTTCTGATATTTAATCTGCTGCGGCCGAACGTATTGCCGCTCGATGACCCCGGTTTGATCCAGGGCATCAGCGTCAATTATTTTTCGGGCGAACCGGTGTCGCGCAGCGATGCGCGCGAAGTATCGGCCAATTGGGAACCGTGGCGCACTGTCGCGACCTGGTATCTGTGGCGCAGCCTGGACCCTGCTCCGGTGGCGCCGGCGCAGGCCGGTACGGTAGAATAA
- the cysS gene encoding cysteine--tRNA ligase, with product MSNLKIYNTLAREKQTFVPMEAGKARMYVCGMTIYDYCHIGHARMMMAFDVIYRWLKASGLEVTYVRNITDIDDKIIKRAVENGETISQLTSRFTRYMDEDTGALGILAPDHTPRATEYVPQMLSLIEKLEQNGLAYQGLDGDVNYAVRNFPNYGRLSGKSLDDLRAGERVDVNTGKRDPLDFVLWKSSKESEPAEVKWDSRWGSGRPGWHIECSAMSCALLGEQFDIHGGGADLQFPHHENEIAQSEGAFGHTSVNYWIHNGFVRLDNEKMSKSLGNFFTIREVLQKFDAEVVRFFILRAHYRSPLNYSDVHLDDARVALTRLYTALAEVSVEAGGIDWNEAHAVRFAEAMDDDFNTPLALAVLFDLATEVNKTKSATLARQLKGLAGVLGLLERTPQQFLQAPAGAEAADGATDIDAAIAARSAAKKARDFALSDQIRADLLAAGIILEDKPDGSTNWRRA from the coding sequence CAGACTTTCGTTCCGATGGAAGCGGGCAAGGCGCGCATGTATGTATGCGGCATGACCATCTACGACTATTGCCACATCGGCCATGCGCGCATGATGATGGCGTTCGACGTCATCTACCGCTGGTTGAAGGCGTCCGGCCTGGAGGTCACCTATGTGCGCAATATTACCGACATCGATGACAAGATCATCAAGCGCGCGGTCGAGAACGGCGAAACGATTTCGCAGCTGACGTCGCGTTTTACGCGCTACATGGATGAAGATACCGGCGCGCTGGGCATCCTGGCGCCGGACCACACGCCGCGCGCCACCGAGTACGTGCCGCAAATGCTGAGCCTGATTGAAAAACTGGAGCAGAACGGCCTGGCCTATCAGGGGCTGGACGGCGACGTCAATTATGCGGTGCGCAATTTCCCCAATTATGGCCGCTTGTCGGGCAAGTCGCTGGACGACTTGCGCGCCGGCGAACGGGTCGACGTCAACACCGGCAAGCGCGATCCGCTCGATTTCGTGTTGTGGAAATCGTCGAAGGAATCGGAGCCGGCCGAAGTCAAATGGGATTCCAGGTGGGGTTCCGGCCGGCCGGGCTGGCATATCGAATGCTCGGCCATGTCGTGCGCCTTGCTGGGCGAACAATTCGACATCCATGGCGGTGGCGCCGATCTGCAATTCCCGCACCATGAAAACGAGATTGCCCAATCGGAAGGCGCGTTCGGCCACACCAGCGTCAACTACTGGATCCATAATGGCTTCGTGCGCCTGGACAATGAAAAAATGTCCAAATCGCTGGGCAATTTCTTCACGATCCGCGAAGTGCTGCAAAAATTCGACGCCGAAGTGGTGCGCTTCTTTATCTTGCGCGCCCACTACCGCAGCCCGTTGAATTATTCCGACGTGCACCTGGACGACGCCCGCGTCGCGCTGACCCGTTTGTATACGGCGCTGGCCGAGGTGAGCGTGGAAGCCGGCGGCATCGACTGGAACGAAGCGCACGCGGTGCGTTTCGCCGAAGCGATGGACGACGATTTTAATACCCCGCTGGCGCTGGCCGTGCTGTTCGACCTGGCGACCGAAGTCAACAAGACCAAGTCGGCGACCCTGGCGCGTCAATTGAAGGGCCTGGCTGGCGTATTGGGCTTGCTGGAGCGCACGCCCCAGCAATTCCTGCAAGCGCCGGCCGGCGCCGAGGCGGCTGACGGCGCAACCGATATCGACGCCGCCATCGCGGCGCGCAGCGCGGCCAAGAAAGCGCGCGACTTTGCCTTGTCGGACCAGATCCGCGCCGATTTGCTGGCGGCCGGTATCATCCTGGAAGACAAACCGGACGGCTCGACCAACTGGCGCCGCGCATGA